A window from Hemibagrus wyckioides isolate EC202008001 linkage group LG17, SWU_Hwy_1.0, whole genome shotgun sequence encodes these proteins:
- the si:dkey-262k9.2 gene encoding uncharacterized protein si:dkey-262k9.2: MMLRLFLLTLLLTVKAFETDTDGSGYVGDDEEDEETQTPGTHLAVKNEFSNVDHDDGSTTIIIIAAVSVVTLAIVAIIAVILFKRHLQRREQGVYSVPVEQGQKCI; this comes from the exons ATGATGTTGCGGTTATTCCTCCTGACTTTGCTTCTCACAGTGAAGG CTTTTGAAACAGACACTGATGGTTCAGGATACGTAGGAG atgatgaagaagatgaggaaACACAAA CACCAGGAACACATCTTGCTGTGAAAAATGAATTCAGCAATGTCGACCATGATG ACGGAAGCACCACAATCATTATCATAGCAGCAGTGAGTGTGGTCACTCTGGCCATTGTGGCTATAATAG CTGTAATACTTTTCAAACGTCATTTGCAGAGACGGGAACAAGG tgtgtacagtgtaccaGTGGAGCAGGGCCAGAAATGCATCTAA